The sequence TAGTCAACTATATAGGGTAGCATCAACCTCCCAGCCTGGGGTAGCAGGTACATCTGTGGTCTCTCCTAGCATGGTCTGTGTACTAGTAGTGGCAATTGGTATGCTAGCAAGTGGTACAACAACTGGTATTGAGGGGGCAACTTAGCAATAGGTACGGTGGGCACTGTGACACTACTACCAACTGGTACGGTATTGGTATAGGGAGGTTTGGTTTGCCACACAATAGCCATAAGGGTGACCTATTGCAATCCTTCCGGCATTCCAATCCATATGATTGGATTGGGTGAGATCAGGTGTGTCGTCGGGGACAACTTGGTTGGTGCGAAGGTGATGGTACGACCTGAACCTCTCTGTGCGGTAGGAACCTTCGACAATTGCACCACTCCTTCAACTGCTTCATCTCTCTCCACAGCTGAGTCGTCCCTCTTGGCTAATCTATCCTCCACTACCTCTTGCTCAGGCTTGATTTCTCCTTCGTCCTCATGTATGACCACTCAGAATGAATTATCTTCTCTCACTCTCTGTGGGTGAAATATCCACCGCGTCTTCCTCTTCGCGTTGGCTTCCCTCATCCTCAACACCTTCCTTTTTGACACTTGGCTCCATATCCTGCAGTTCTTGTCATCTCTTCTTCCTAGGTTGAGACTTGTCGGTTGCGAGTGTGTCAAAGTCCATTCACCATTGTTGAACCTTGAAATAAACAAGCTAAGATAAAGCAAAGAATATTTCAAAACTAAACAATCTGGTTCTGGATCTTTTCTTTAGACCCGCTCCAATACCATGTTAAAACATGAACCAGAAAGATAAATCTCAAAAATTTGAAACTAGAAAAATTAATAAGAACAAGATACGCAAAAAAtctatcctgggaaaaccctccacctgagagTGAAAAACCTAGCCACACCAAAAATCAAGTTTTATTGAAGGCACAAATTTAAATACAGAGCTCTCAAGCTTAACAATCAATCATCTAATCATGATTGATAACACTTAACAAACAAAAGAAGAAGCTGACAATATCACAACTAACTGAAGGCTTTTACAAATCTGCTAACAAatagaattgttgaagaagaaatgAACCAAAATCTTCACACGTGCCAATGAAATATTTCTTCTGAACCTCACCCGTCTCCTGAAAAACAATCTGCAATGCTCGATAATGACAAAGAGCAAGCCAAATATCAATAATGCAAAGGAAGATGAAGATTCAACACTTCACATAAATAATCTTAAAAAAAATGGCAGTTACATTGAAAAACGACTCACACCAATATCAATCGAGCCACTAAGGCAAAGAAAAAATGAAACTCTTGACAGATAAGATACGGAGACAAAGGGAAATAACGCTTTTCCAACTAGCACTCAAGACGGTGATGGCAAACAGGGAACTCAATACATATACATCTGTAATGAAGCAAATAAGAAACCGACAGAAACAATAAGAACGAATAAGGAAGACAAAAATGCAACCAAGCAAATAAAATGAAGTCTCCTGCAGCTACAACCATTAACATGAGGTTGCTCTTTGTAATATGCATCTGAGATCCATCTATTTTTAATATCATATGCCAAAACTTTGCCAAAGTGAAGAGCTaagaagtgaaactttgtgttcattttttgtgattttgcAACTTGAAGAAATAAGAAGAAACGCTTGGCATCTAGACTTTATGTTGGATTCATTTGTTATTTGtgatgagagtgttcttatgtcactTTTGTTATAGATTCTTATTATATTCAAGTGAAGGCAAGTGGTGAATCTTGATAAAGTATAGAGTTAGTTATTGATATATGAACTTTGTGTCATATGTTGACTATTCTTATTAACATAGGAATTGATGACCTTTATATGTGAAGACTTTGTGTTAGacatattagaatatttaattatattttagtcacctatatttagttccttgtttaatggtcatttagcttttttctttttagttaattagcttttaagctttagttagcgtttagctttttagtagttcactttaaacaacttgttcttaatttagaacgtcgtccttgtaatctctttatatacacTTGTATATTGtggaatagattatccgattattgaatcattcattcaatttatttttcatggtatcagagcatggaaattaaaaatttcaaaattttttgttattaaaatttttcaaagtttttattgaagagatttaaaaaaaaaaaataacagattttttctcttcctgggcagtttttttttgcagattgaaaattttcctatggtttctgcaattttcgactagggttttgacccttcagttcaagctgaaattttattttgcttgcagattcttggtggaaTTTTCGAGACCTCAACTAGGTCAtcgtcagatttttctgggtgcatcgttttttGCACCTCAATTTTTGAGCTGTCGGATTTGTATTCTGattttagattcttggtgggtttttcaagagctTTTTTGGGTTGATCTCAGATTTTTCCGGTTGCCTCGTTTTTCGTGCCTCAAGTTTTGTGCtagcgaatttgccttggaatttagaAACAGTTAGCGATTTCTGTTAAATCTGTGGGCGTTGTTTATGTTGTACATCCGACCTAGGGTTTTTGCCCTATTTTTTTTgcgtttttttgaaaaaaaaatcgtcaatatttttcttttttttttacaaaaaaatcagaggtatttttttattttctgcaaattattattttttctgattattttcaagaaaaatttcaagttttaagtttgtagaaaaatttaatttctgggtttcttccaaacctcaaaaTTCGCGCCTTagaattcgtgccagaattctcttccagggtttcaaattttttgtgcagctgcttctattctgatttttgaattagattcttctgtctcatgctttcactgGGTTGACCTTGATCAACCTCGATttccgtgatggcatctttgaccagcatcatgttggaacacagacaagagttcaacagctgccacaacacttggaaacagtgcatgttcacgatatttgaatatcgttgccttgatcaaattgatttaggccagacctcgtcttacaggtcccagagttttcacgattttttcctgaaaaattgtttgtcggttttctgattttttccacaaaaagtcatgggagggttttcacgattttttcctcaaaaattgttcgcagggtttataattttcccttaaaaattttCTCATCTATAGTTTGCGATATTCgcgtaagattttagttatctgggttttaccgttttttccacaaaaacaatgatttgtaacctcaaatttcttggttttttgattttctcctcaaaatcgtaaattctcttttcgagggttcctatttcagggttgacagttttttcctcaaaatcgtgctttgttgcagttagtttgggtcgcacctgccaAGGCGAATATTTGCAACCGTGGTATTTTGCAGTCAGTTTTGGATttggtactcttctgcaaaagggtttgccaatttttcctcaaaatcatggtttcaggtttcagtttggttacccaacgtcaggttggatggattctggtattcttggttattaacacttttcagatccaagGAGGGTCTCCACTGCAAcaaagtgttcttttcatttgtgatcaaaagacctgcagtgtcttctgtagggtagttagtagatagaatgaccattaagggagggtattagaatatttaattatattttagtcacctatatttagttccttgtttaatggtcatttagctgttttagttaattagcttttaagctttatttaacaTTTAgcttttttctttttagttaattagcttttaagctttatttagcgtttagctttttagtagttcactttaaacgacttgttcttaatttagaacgtcgtccttgTAATATTactctttatatacgcttgtatattgtggaatagattatccgattattgaatcatttattcaatttatttttcaaaaaagactttgtgctttatttcATTATCTTGGAAAAGAAGATTGGGAttagaagactttgtgcttttatcATTGTTTTCATAAAATTGTTAAAATCAGCATAATCATAAACTcctttgaagactttgtgctttattttGGTTTATTGGTTAACATGTTGAATTACAAAAGATATTATCAaaagaaaggttgataggagagcAACGACTTCAAGACTTTGGGCTTGAGCACTCTTTCCCATCTCAGAGAAGCAACATAGGGCTTTCGGCCCTTCATAGAAATTTTGCTTCTTTCCTTAtctatcatttttctcattcttgCTTTTAAGAGTTAAATTGTAACTTCAAGTTTGTAAGAATTTTTACCATTCCATGTTGTAAATTCTTTCAAGAAAtaagaggaaaagaataacatctatcttgaaaataagaagataggatgatgtaccacccaTGCTCAGATTAGAAATTTAAAGTTATATTGTAGATTAGAATAGAAAATTAAAAGGGGAAGCCTCCCCCCTCGGAAGAATAGGAGGGATTTTATCCTGTGTGATTGTGTTTGAAACTACAATTTTGATAAGTTCATAGgttacaaaattttcaactaacACAAATATAGGCTGAGAGTTTGATTTTCATTCTCAGGTGTGAGATGATGAATGTTTCAACTATCTAAAAGTTCTTGCCTAGCATCTCATTCATTTGAATAGGAATTTCACGTCTACTAGTTCCTTTTGCTCATGGTTGAGGTGTTCAACTTTTTCCAAGAAAAAATATACATCCACTAGGcatttaaaattattgtagggtgtaGAAAAAATGACAAGGAATTTTAAACCTTGTGGACATTGCTTTGAAGCATTTTCAGTGATTTCCTTCATGTGTAGACAATGGAATTTCTTGTTGAATATTTTTCTTGGATTGCAACCATTTTGAGCACCCTTTTCCTCAAAATAAAATCATCAGTCTTGTTGGCTTGCATACTTTAAAATTAGGAGCTTATTTTTTTTGGAATGAAAGGGAAGATAGTATAATATATTCTTGTAACTGTATAATGTTTAAACATAGTATTGTTCCCTACATTATTTGAATATTCAACTCCATTGGTATAGAAAGTAAAACTCCCTTGCAACATACAACTATTCATTTCTAGTATCTGCTTATCCTTCTTTCTTATCTTTTGTTGCTTCTGATAAACATCAAATCTTCAGAATCCTTGATATGATTGAAATGTTTCtagaaaaaaatgtaaattttggtTTGCATATACACTTTGATCATACATTAATTTGAGGAAGAATCAAAACTTGGTGTTATTTGATAAGttgattctttaaaaaaaaaatcaatcattttGTTGGTTTTCTTAATTATTTAGAACTTAGGGTGCAAAACAACTTTTTTTTCGTCAAAGAAGAGTCACTAAAAATGGTATTTCATCATCATGCGCACAACTATTAGAAAAATACTAGATAATGCTTAATTTGTAAACAGTAGAGGGGATTTGTCTGCATCATATATAGCTTTTGTATCTTTTCCTTGGCTTGAATTTTTCATTGTCCATTTCCTATGGTTTTGAATATTATCCTTTACCATTTTTTCCTCTTCTTTATGGAAACAAAAGATTGtttttaaaacatatatttttaaATTGAGATATCGAATTCCAAATCACATATAAGGCAGGTTCCCATGCGActacttagcttattttggctagcaaccGCCGCTCAATTGGAAACAAATAAAAAGGGAGAATTTTTTTTGGAGAGCCACACGTCAATCTTCTTGATAAGCAGTTGCTGTTTATTTCCAGCCCCCGCagccccccctttttttcaaagcttatttttaagttttaagcaGCTGTTGCTCCacttaaataggaaaagattccaatttatcctttcctcttaattaaaaatttgcatgggaacacttTGGCTGCTTAATTTTAAGCAGAAATTGCACTTAAGCAACtgcatggggacatggggttagTGTCCTTATTGCTTAGCCTCTACACATCTGCAATAGTTTTTGGTTTTCCTCCGTTAAGCTTGCGAAAGTGCAAAGGGTTTTTTTAACGtttgattaatttttttaagttgaagtaacttattttaatttttttctttataattatttattttttctatttttgaagctatattagtaaaataataaatataataaattaataattaattatatatttaaattttttaataataagttatacgtttaattttttatttattttaataataattatattataatatagatGCTATACAATTAAGtgattttaagatatatattatatataaatttcaataatattatttttaaacttTTAAATACATCTCTTGGTGAATAATAAATAATAGTTTatttatataaatacatattttttaaattatatattcaatttttaataataaattacatatttaattttaatatttatagaAGTAATATAGTCTTAGAGAAGATTAATATAGTGGTAAGGGATTGGTAGGTTGAGTGTTAGGTAGAGAGAGTTAGGGAAGTATAGAGATAGAAGGTTGGAGGGAAGGAGAGGAAGTGTAACataccattttgaatcatttttgaAGTGCAAATTTTATTGTTTAACTGTATGTTTCCAAGTGTAATTTATATGATGGTGTAGATGAACAAAAATATCATATTAATGATTGTGTCATAAGGTTTCAATCAATGTGAAATATATTTCTTCCCATAAATGATCTTAAATTACACTTTCAACTCCTTATATGGTGTCTAAAGTAGCATAATGATTGTAGAATTTGTCATAACTATAGGTTATACAAAAGTAAAGTGAAACTAAATATTGAGTAGATTGATTAAAATTTATCACCTTTTGTTTTTAGTCATAAAAGAAAAAAGTCAAAAACATGTCAATAATTTGATTGAAGTTGCTTAATTATGGCATTGAGATCGAGGTTCATTAATGACTACATTACCAATTTTCCTTAAAATGTACAAAAAATTAGAAAAGTTAAGCTATCTTTGTCGAGAACTTCGGAAAGACTACCAATTTTTGCTCCCTTGTAATAatatagaagaaaaaatgaagacaATTCTATTAATGAAGTTAtctcaataaaatataaaatagtataaacaatgagtcaataaattcccgctctgcaagtttcaaatttcaaacccCTGCCGTTCATGGTGGACTCTGTTGGTGGGGATCTTCCCCCACCGCCTACGAACCCCGCTTTGGACTCTGCGATGCTGACACTATGTGTCACATCCCCTCTTGGTCCTATGGTGGATTCTCCTTCTGGTCCAGCTATGATTCAGCTTGGTAGTTCTTCTTGGGAGAGCTCCATGGTCACGCCTGTGGTTTCTGATCCTATACCTGACGTGTTGGTTGTTCATGATAAGCAAAATATCCCTAAACCTCCTACTGATAACACGAATCTCAAAGACTAGAAAAACGTGTTGGTCGGAAACATTGAGACTGTGGACCCCAACATTGTCCCCGTCTACTCGCAAACTGAGGAGGGAGCATCTTTAGAGCTCCCTGACATTGTTCTTGACTGCATTGTGCACAACATGGCGAATACTCTGGTGGGAAAACTCTTCTCCTTGCACCCCACGGTGGAGATGGTTAgaaaatgggtcaaggacaaatggaaactgaaagagAGTGTTTCTGTTAGCGCCATGCCTGgagccctcttcctcttcaaattcatcGCTGAGGAGGATGTCGCTCTTGTCCTTTTTGGCTGTTGGTCCTATGGTCGAAACAATCTTTCCCTTTGTCGATGGAAGGCTGGTTTTGACCTAGCCTTTGATTTGCAGAAAACTGCTCCGGTTTGGGTTCGGTTCCCGGGGCTCCCCCTTGAATACTGGGATGAGTCCATCTTTAAATGGATTGGGAATTCCTTGGGTCATTTTGTTGGTGTTGATGAGATTACCAAAACCAAATCGTGCCTGGTCTATGCTCGTTTCCGTGTTCAAGCTACTGTGAGCATGAACCTCCCCAACTTTATAAGCCTCAAATCCAGGCTTGGTAGCTGGACTCAATCCCTTGTTTATGAAAATGCCACCCTTTTCTGCCAAAAATGCCGCAAAACTGGGCATTATATTTCTCAATGCAAAGCTCCGACTCCCTTGCCTCTTAAGCTCAAGGGCCCGACCCTAGATGAAAGCCCTGTGCCAAATGTTCCTCCCATACATAATGGCCCGATTGTGGGGCATGTTGTGGCTCCTACTTCTGGCCCGGACCTGCCTCCCCCTGTAGTTGAGGACCCGGTTATGGAAGAGTACCCCTTTGCTAAGAGTAttatcaaccttctcaaatctcCTGCAAAGAATGTGGACGAGGCCTCTAAATCGACCTTGAAGGAACAGTGCATCTCCCTGATGGCTAGCTTGGTTTCACCGGTTGATCAACTGGAAGATGGCGAGGGGCCCCATTCTTGCCTCGGAGACGACTCGCTCCCCGACGGTGTTATCTCATCCCGCTCCGCACTAGGGTATCCCCTCTCCTGGTGCTCCGCGTCATCCAATGGTAGCATGACTCCTGTTAATGAGGGCTGGATTACCCAGAGACACAAAACCAGGAATGCAAAGCCTGATGTGGGGTTGGACCTTAAAGCGGGCTGACCATCGCAAAGACTATCGAGACAAAAGGAAGCAACAAGGGATATTGCCAATGGTAGGCAACAAACCTTGGAGACGTCCATAAAAGGTTAGAAATGAAGGTCCTCTCATGGAATATGAGGGGCCTTaacaacccccaaaagcaatatgctcttaagaattgtatttttgaaaataaaattatggtccttctcctccaagaagttaagatgtctatgTCTTCCTTTTCCTTTGTTGCTGGAAAAATTTGGCCTGGTGCTAAGTTTGTTATCAGTGATGCTACTGGAGCCTTTGGTGGCTTGGTtaccatgtgggacccctcccatttCTCTGGCAGTCTTCTCTCCTCCTCGACCAACCTTTTGGTCTCTAAACTCCCCTTTAGCAATTGCATGGTTGGTCTTTTtgcctctgccatctcttcccctacctctgcctctgttgttttgttcttgtttcttcttgctcttttcctccacttttAGTGCCAACTGATAGCACTTGTGCACGATGTTGGGGCATAACAAACTTAATTCCGCTTGAATATTctatctcaagccattcaagtatctggctaccttgatgctctcatcctctaccaccttggatctcagacacaacttctgaaattccttagtgtagctactcacatccaagtctctttgtctcctcttatgcaattggatctcataatcttcagggatgtatgcctctttcaccttggctaacatgcccttccaagtagctatggggttcttgccctctttttgcctctcttcttgaataaatttctACCAAGTCAATGCTGCCCCTCTCAATCtggacttggccaccttcaccttttgtgcctcaccgattccatcacattcaaagtgattctccaatccttctatccattccaggactacctcaggctccatttttccacaaaaaagtggcactccttctaggaattttcctcctaaggctttgattgcTTTAAGaaaaggttctttaggtagaatagggtctggtttaggagtcctatcctcttctacaacttctttaccctttcccTCATTTACCTTGATTgttactttctcagttttatcttcaaTTGCGTCTAGTTTGCTCCTCCAGTTGTAGTAACCTTTctctgaggagcctattttcttcctcttggtcttctaccttcttggctagctctgcattggtcaccatccttagactattctcTCCTATTGATTTAGTGTCTGTCAtgtactggcttcttcccaaatcttggttgctctgataccactatgatggggaggtaatctcaaagagagtcaatcctttgtAAAAGGCAGTAAAGCGTTGtcctagtgggctcccttcattgTTCATCTGGTCTACTAGTCAATTTAGACatctcaactctctaggagtgctcccattgaagatgtgctcactggttgctcaggcatggttgagattcacaagggtaaacccaacctcacactctcaaactcctaacaaatgcttgtagaggttgtagtaggtgtttaTGATGTTTTCCAATGGTAATCAACTGGTTTTGAGTAtgggtttgattcatttccccatcgctccttcctttacttattttctaggcctagtagccctagagccccaattagccctacctaaccggtttttgtggatttgcTCACAATTTTCCCAAAGACCTAGACAAACTCTTTgatgatcaggatacccttttgggagtactTTCCAATTTATGACATGAGAAATCTTAGTATGACTGTACAAGTACGGAAcctgagaaatgcttgttttaggtcgttttaggcttgttttggtctttttctaaGGGTTTTGGTGTCTTCCTTGATTTGCCTCACCTCCAAACTCTCACATATGCTCTGCCACACCCAACTTGCTCATGCCAAACACTCTGCATTTCCAACCTtgctcatccctgcaagcacttgcataatttcattcatttcctagctgggctatgactgagcttgcctaggaaatgatgctcattggcctttcaatgacctccaaaggaaaataaggaatatgtacactgta is a genomic window of Cryptomeria japonica chromosome 7, Sugi_1.0, whole genome shotgun sequence containing:
- the LOC131049493 gene encoding uncharacterized protein LOC131049493; this translates as MANTLVGKLFSLHPTVEMVRKWVKDKWKLKESVSVSAMPGALFLFKFIAEEDVALVLFGCWSYGRNNLSLCRWKAGFDLAFDLQKTAPVWVRFPGLPLEYWDESIFKWIGNSLGHFVGVDEITKTKSCLVYARFRVQATVSMNLPNFISLKSRLGSWTQSLVYENATLFCQKCRKTGHYISQCKAPTPLPLKLKGPTLDESPVPNVPPIHNGPIVGHVVAPTSGPDLPPPVVEDPVMEEYPFAKSIINLLKSPAKNVDEASKSTLKEQCISLMASLVSPVDQLEDGEGPHSCLGDDSLPDGVISSRSALGYPLSWCSASSNGSMTPVNEGWITQRHKTRNAKPDVGLDLKAG